A single genomic interval of Pyrus communis chromosome 5, drPyrComm1.1, whole genome shotgun sequence harbors:
- the LOC137733339 gene encoding disease resistance protein RGA2-like, with protein MGHKIKDINKRLSEVANRRTFHLEINREDTPFVKRERVTRSFVYKENIIGRDEDKRAIIQLLSDPISTEHVSTISIVGLGGLGKTTLAQLIFNEEVIQNHFELKIWTCVSNVFELDIVVKKILQSEHNGIEQLQNDLRKKVDGKKYLLVLDDVWNEDRKKWLSLKNLLMGGGEGSRILITTRSKTVATISDTAKPYTLKGLNKEQSWSLFKKMAYKDGKEPENSTIKEVGKKVTGKCQGVPLAIRTIGGMLFAKDDEKYWLNFKEKKFSKINQEENDILPTLKLSYDVLPSHLKHCFAYCSLFPLDYEISVQRLIILWVAQGFIKSSDENEGLEDVAYEYYKELLQRSFFQEEKTNEFGIIESCKMHDLMNELAISVSGVRSTVVEPNQKNFHQKLRHVSFNFDIDLSKWEVPTSLLKASKIRTFLFIQQEAWGDHQSSSRNAFYTTIVSNFKSLRMLSLNALGITTLPNCLRKMKRLRYLDLSENPMKRLPNWIVGLSNLETLDLSYCRDLVELPRDIKKMINLRHLILEGCIWLTGMPRGIGELNGVRTLNRFVLSESNCLGRGGSAGLAELGTLKELRGDLKIDKLRHVVSESNVGRPLKDKQHLCSLGLSWKRGEDVSAVDEEDIIKSMEVLQPHSNLKQLIVWYYGGVRFASWFFSLINIVNLQLSGCERCQRLPPLDHLPSLKSLKLWNLEKLEYISENESSNSMSDEMMRISFFPSLETLFIFNCPVLKGWWRAHTHNNGASSSSTENLSLPSFSCLSRLRIKNCRNLTSLPEGIRGLPCLNTLDNQQRPMLSERYKKETGEDWPKIAHIPHIDIY; from the coding sequence atGGGTCATAAGATAAAAGATATTAACAAGAGGCTGAGTGAGGTTGCAAATCGTAGAACCTTTCACTTGGAAATAAATCGTGAAGATACACCATTtgtaaagagagagagggtcacTCGCTCATTTGTCTATAAGGAAAATATTATAGGGAGAGATGAAGATAAAAGGGCAATTATCCAACTTTTGTCGGATCCCATCTCTACTGAGCATGTGTCAACCATTTCCATCGTTGGACTTGGAGGATTGGGGAAAACTACACTTGCCCAACTCATATTCAACGAGGAGgtgattcaaaatcattttgAGTTGAAAATATGGACATGTGTCTCTAATGTATTTGAGTTGGATATAGTTGTTAAGAAAATCCTTCAATCCGAGCATAATGGGATAGAGCAGTTGCAAAATGATCTTAGAAAAAAAGTAGATGGGAAGAAGTACCTACTTGTGTTGGATGACGTTTGGAATGAGGATCGAAAGAAGTGGCTTAGCTTGAAGAACTTGTTAATGGGTGGTGGAGAAGGTAGCAGAATACTAATAACCACTCGTAGTAAAACTGTTGCGACGATATCAGACACAGCTAAACCATACACCTTAAAGGGTTTGAATAAGGAGCAAAGTTGGTCTTTATTTAAGAAAATGGCTTATAAAGATGGAAAGGAGCCAGAGAATTCAACAATTAAGGAAGTTGGGAAGAAGGTTACTGGAAAATGTCAGGGAGTTCCACTCGCTATAAGGACGATAGGTGGGATGTTGTTCGCCAAAGATGACGAAAAATATTGGTTgaatttcaaagaaaagaaattttcaaaaataaatcaagaagaaaatgatattttgCCAACACTTAAATTGAGTTATGATGTGCTCCCATCACATTTGAAGCATTGTTTTGCTTATTGTAGCTTGTTCCCACTTGATTATGAGATCTCTGTACAGAGATTGATTATACTTTGGGTGGCCCAAGGGTTCATTAAGTCATCCGATGAAAACGAAGGTTTGGAGGATGTTGCGTATGAATATTATAAGGAGTTGTTGCAGAGATCAttttttcaagaagaaaaaacaaatgagTTTGGTATAATAGAAAGTTGTAAAATgcatgatctcatgaatgaacTTGCAATCTCTGTGTCGGGGGTTAGAAGCACTGTAGTTGAGCCAAACCAAAagaattttcatcaaaagcttCGTCATGTATCTTTcaattttgatattgatttgtcGAAATGGGAAGTGCCAACATCCTTGCTAAAAGCAAGCAAGATACGAACCTTTCTTTTTATTCAACAAGAAGCTTGGGGTGATCACCAAAGTTCCTCACGGAATGCattttatactacaattgtttcaaattttaagtCATTACGGATGTTGAGTCTCAATGCATTAGGAATTACAACATTACCTAATTGTCTTAGAAAAATGAAACGTTTGAGATATCTTGATCTTAGTGAGAATCCCATGAAGAGACTTCCAAATTGGATAGTTGGACTGTCGAATTTGGAAACACTAGATCTCTCATACTGTAGGGATCTTGTGGAATTGCCTAGagacattaaaaaaatgatcaacTTGAGGCATCTCATCTTGGAAGGCTGTATTTGGTTGACTGGAATGCCACGTGGAATTGGTGAATTGAATGGTGTTCGTACATTGAATAGATTTGTTTTGAGCGAAAGCAATTGTTTGGGGAGGGGCGGTAGTGCTGGTCTTGCTGAGCTGGGGACCCTTAAGGAATTAAGGGGAGACTTAAAAATTGATAAGTTGAGGCATGTGGTGTCAGAATCAAATGTTGGTAGACCTCTCAAGGACAAACAGCATCTTTGTTCGTTGGGTTTAAGCTGGAAACGTGGAGAAGATGTAAGCGCAGTTGATGAGGAGGATATTATAAAGTCAATGGAAGTATTGCAACCCCATTCTAATCTAAAGCAGTTGATAGTGTGGTATTATGGTGGTGTGAGGTTTGCGAGTTGGTTTTTTTCTCTCATAAATATTGTTAATCTCCAGTTGAGTGGATGTGAGAGATGCCAACGTCTTCCGCCCTTGGATCATTTGCCTTCCCTTAAGTCTCTTAAGCTTTGGAATTTGGAGAAGTTGGAGTACATATCAGAGAATGAGAGCAGTAATAGTATGAGTGATGAGATGATGAGGATCTCATTCTTTCCCTCCCTGGAGACACTCTTCATATTCAATTGCCCTGTTCTGAAGGGATGGTGGAGGGCCCACACTCATAACAATGgtgcttcttcttcatcaacGGAAAATCTGTCGTTGCCTTCTTTTTCCTGTCTTTCTAGATTGAGGATCAAGAATTGTCGTAATCTAACTTCACTACCAGAAGGGATTCGTGGACTCCCCTGTTTAAATACACTGGATAATCAGCAACGCCCCATGTTAAGCGAAAGATACAAAAAAGAAACAGGTGAGGACTGGCCTAAGATTGCTCACATCCCACACATTGACATTTATTAA
- the LOC137733925 gene encoding disease resistance protein RGA2-like produces the protein MAEGVLFNIAERIIVRLGNRAFQQIGSIWGVPDELNKLRETVAGFQAVLLDAEQKQADNNEVKLWLQSVEDAVYEADDVLDEFNTQVQRRQVLRGNTKLSNKVRLFFSSSNQLVFGLEMSHKIKDINKRLSEVESRRPSGLNNNREDTRFILRERITHSFVPKDNIIGRDEDKMAIIQLLLDPISTENVSTISIVGIGGLGKSALAQLIFNDEVIQKHFELKIWICVSNIFELDILAKKILKADELDKEERDKVDQLDMDQLQNDLRKKVNGKKYLLVLDDVWNEEPQKWLSVMDLLKGGGEGSRILITTRIETVAMASHTTKLYNLRGLNEVQSWSLFKKMTFQDGKEPKNPTIKAVGMEVVRKCQGVPLAIRTIGGMLRKKHHEIEWSNFKERKLSKISQKEDDILPTLKLSYDVLPTHLKHCFAYCSLFPPDYDISVPRLIRLWVAQGFIKSSDENDCLEDVAFEYYRELLCRSFFQEEKTNGFGVIESCKMHDLMNELAILVSGAGSAVVDLNRKNFHEKLRHVSFNFDSDLSKWEVPTSLLKANKIRTFLFLRQQSWSDHQSSSCNAFYTTIVSNFKLLRMLSLNEMRIKKIPKCLKKIKHLRYLDLSGNPMERLPDWIVGLSNLETLDLSWCDRLVELPRDIKKMINLRHLILEGCYGLSGMPRGIGELNGVRTLNRFVLSESNCLGRGGSAGLAELGTLKELRGDLKIDKLRHVVSESNVGRPLKDKQHLCSLGLSWKRGEDVSAVDEEDIIKSMEVLQPHSNLKQLIVWYYGGVRFASWFFSLINIVNLQLSGCERCQRLPPLDHLPSLKSLKLWNLEKLEYISENESSNSMSDEMMRISFFPSLEKLSISKCPVLKGWWRAHTHNSASSSSSTENLSLPSFPRLSTLIIRDCPNLTSLPLYPNVERIELTRSSWKVVDSLFVRGASDITHDVGVDVSASSSSPPLSKLTHLRLEGIEDLASLPEEISNLTSLQHLQIIYCSNLSSLPEGIRGLPCLNRLDIQQCPMLSERYKKETGEDWFKIAHIQSIEIDES, from the exons ATGGCAGAAGGAGTTCTCTTCAATATTGCAGAACGGATCATTGTAAGGCTTGGCAACCGTGCTTTCCAACAGATTGGATCGATTTGGGGTGTCCCAGATGAGCTCAACAAGCTCAGGGAGACAGTTGCCGGATTCCAAGCTGTTCTTCTTGACGCTGAGCAAAAGCAAGCCGACAACAATGAAGTCAAACTGTGGCTCCAAAGCGTAGAAGATGCAGTTTATGAAGCCGATGACGTGCTGGATGAGTTTAATACTCAAGTTCAGCGGAGACAAGTGTTGCGTGGCAATACTAAGCTGTCAAATAAG GTGCGTCTATTCTTTTCTAGCTCAAATCAACTTGTTTTTGGGTTAGAGATGAGTCATAAGATAAAAGATATTAACAAGAGGCTTAGTGAGGTTGAGTCTCGTAGACCCAGTGGCTTAAACAATAATCGTGAAGATACAAGATTTATATTGAGAGAGAGGATCACTCACTCATTTGTCCCTAAGGATAATATTATAGGGAGAGATGAAGATAAAATGGCAATTATCCAACTTTTGTTGGATCCCATCTCAACTGAGAATGTGTCAACCATTTCCATAGTTGGAATTGGAGGATTGGGGAAAAGTGCCCTTGCCCAACTCATATTCAATGATGAGGTGattcaaaagcattttgagttgaaAATATGGATATGTGTCTCTAATATATTTGAGTTGGATATATTGGCCAAGAAAATCCTAAAAGCTGACGAGCTTGATAAAGAGGAGCGTGATAAGGTGGACCAGCTTGATATGGATCAGCTGCAAAATGATCTTAGAAAAAAAGTAAATGGGAAGAAATACCTGCTTGTGTTGGATGATGTGTGGAATGAGGAACCACAGAAGTGGCTTAGCGTGATGGACTTGTTAAAAGGTGGTGGAGAAGGTAGTAGAATATTAATAACCACTCGTATAGAAACCGTTGCGATGGCATCACACACAACTAAACTGTACAACTTAAGGGGTTTGAATGAAGTGCAAAGTTGGTctttatttaagaaaatgacTTTCCAAGatggaaaagaaccaaagaatccaACAATTAAGGCAGTTGGGATGGAGGTTGTAAGAAAATGTCAGGGAGTTCCACTCGCTATAAGGACGATAGGTGGGATGTTGCGCAAAAAACATCATGAAATAGAATGGTCTAATTTCAAAGAAAGGAAACTTTCAAAAATAAGTCAAAAAGAAGATGATATTTTACCAACACTCAAACTAAGTTATGATGTGCTCCCAACACATTTGAAGCATTGTTTTGCTTATTGTAGCTTGTTCCCACCTGATTATGATATCTCTGTACCAAGATTGATTAGACTTTGGGTGGCACAAGGGTTCATCAAGTCATCCGATGAAAACGACTGTTTGGAGGATGTTGCGTTTGAATATTACAGGGAACTGTTGTGCAGATCGttttttcaagaagaaaaaacaaatgggTTTGGTGTAATAGAAAGTTGTAAAATGCACGATCTCATGAATGAACTCGCAATCTTAGTGTCGGGGGCTGGAAGTGCTGTAGTTGATTTGAACCGAAagaattttcatgaaaagcTTCGTCATGTATCTTTCAATTTTGATAGTGATTTGTCGAAATGGGAAGTGCCAACATCCTTGCTAAAAGCAAACAAGATAcgaacttttctttttcttcggcAACAAAGTTGGAGTGATCACCAAAGTTCCTCATGTAATGCattttatactacaattgtttcaaattttaagttaTTGCGTATGTTGAGTCTCAATGaaatgagaattaaaaaaatacctaaatgtcttaaaaaaataaaacatttgagATATCTTGATCTTAGTGGGAATCCCATGGAGAGACTTCCAGATTGGATAGTTGGACTTTCGAATTTGGAAACACTAGATCTCAGTTGGTGTGATAGGCTTGTGGAATTGCCTAGagacattaaaaaaatgatcaacTTAAGGCATCTCATCTTGGAAGGCTGTTATGGATTGAGTGGAATGCCACGTGGAATTGGTGAATTGAATGGTGTTCGTACATTGAATAGATTTGTTTTGAGCGAAAGCAATTGTTTGGGGAGGGGCGGTAGTGCTGGTCTTGCTGAGCTGGGGACCCTTAAGGAATTAAGGGGAGACTTAAAAATTGATAAGTTGAGGCATGTGGTGTCAGAATCAAATGTTGGTAGACCTCTCAAGGACAAACAGCATCTTTGTTCGTTGGGTTTAAGCTGGAAACGTGGAGAAGATGTAAGCGCAGTTGATGAGGAGGATATTATAAAGTCAATGGAAGTATTGCAACCCCATTCTAATCTAAAGCAGTTGATAGTGTGGTATTATGGTGGTGTGAGGTTTGCGAGTTGGTTTTTTTCTCTCATAAATATTGTTAATCTCCAGTTGAGTGGATGTGAGAGATGCCAACGTCTTCCGCCCTTGGATCATTTGCCTTCCCTTAAGTCTCTTAAGCTTTGGAATTTGGAGAAGTTGGAGTACATATCAGAGAATGAGAGCAGTAATAGTATGAGTGATGAGATGATGAGGATCTCATTCTTTCCCTCCCTGGAAAAGCTCTCCATATCTAAATGCCCTGTTCTGAAGGGATGGTGGAGGGCCCACACTCATAAcagtgcttcttcttcttcatcaacgGAAAATCTGTCGTTGCCTTCTTTTCCTCGTCTTTCTACATTGATCATCAGGGATTGTCCTAATCTAACTTCACTGCCTCTGTATCCAAATGTGGAGAGAATAGAACTTACGAGGAGCAGCTGGAAGGTTGTTGATTCCTTGTTTGTTAGAGGAGCATCTGATATTACACATGATGTTGGTGTTGATGTTTctgcctcttcttcttcccctcctCTCTCCAAATTAACACATCTCAGACTAGAGGGAATTGAGGATTTGGCATCACTGCCAGAAGAAATAAGCAATCTCACGTCCCTGCAGCATCTTCAAATTATTTATTGCTCTAATTTGTCATCACTGCCAGAAGGGATTCGTGGACTCCCCTGTTTAAATAGACTGGATATTCAGCAATGCCCCATGTTAAGCGAAAGATACAAAAAAGAAACAGGTGAGGACTGGTTTAAGATTGCTCACATCCAATCCATTGAAATTGATGAATCTTAA
- the LOC137733340 gene encoding peptidyl-prolyl cis-trans isomerase FKBP42-like, protein MTGLAVGVSSMKSGEHALLHVGWELGYGKEGSFSFPNVPPLADISYEVELIGFDETKEGKARSDMTVEERIGAADRRKMDGNALLKEEKLEEAMQRL, encoded by the exons atgacTGGCTTGGCTGTTGGGGTGTCCAGCATGAAATCTGGAGAGCATGCCCTATTACATGTAGGCTGGGAGTTGGGGTATGGGAAAGAAGGGAGCTTTTCTTTTCCGAATGTTCCACCATTGGCAGATATATCATATGAAGTTGAGCTTATTGGATTTGATGAAACCAAAGAA GGGAAAGCTCGTAGTGACATGACTGTGGAGGAAAGGATTGGAGCAGCAGATAGAAGAAAGATGGATGGAAATGCTTTACTTAAAGAGGAAAAACTAGAGGAGGCAATGCAACG GCTATAG
- the LOC137735047 gene encoding uncharacterized protein isoform X2: MEQLKLKPQLQTFQAWLWDSATDYHGSEIMSLWEALLTAAVVGVQWNHHSHQNHISKSLNFNPHMHCQTGVDELNDGKVLLKDDMGINYIPCRSSFILFIVL, translated from the exons ATGGAACAACTTAAGCTCAAGCCTCAACTTCAGACATTCCAAGCGTGGCTTTGGGATTCTGCAACT GATTATCATGGCAGCGAGATCATGTCGCTCTGGGAAGCTCTTTTGACCGCCGCCGTTGTTGGAG TTCAGTGGAATCACCACAGCCACCAAAATCATATCTCAAAGTCTTTGAATTTCAACCCGCACATGCACTGCCAAACAG GAGTGGACGAGCTTAACGATGGTAAGGTGTTGCTGAAGGACGATATGGGAATCAACTATATACCATGCAGatcatcttttattttgttcatagTGCTATAA
- the LOC137735047 gene encoding uncharacterized protein isoform X1 has product MEQLKLKPQLQTFQAWLWDSATNCLCTKDYHGSEIMSLWEALLTAAVVGVQWNHHSHQNHISKSLNFNPHMHCQTGVDELNDGKVLLKDDMGINYIPCRSSFILFIVL; this is encoded by the exons ATGGAACAACTTAAGCTCAAGCCTCAACTTCAGACATTCCAAGCGTGGCTTTGGGATTCTGCAACT AATTGCCTGTGTACAAAGGATTATCATGGCAGCGAGATCATGTCGCTCTGGGAAGCTCTTTTGACCGCCGCCGTTGTTGGAG TTCAGTGGAATCACCACAGCCACCAAAATCATATCTCAAAGTCTTTGAATTTCAACCCGCACATGCACTGCCAAACAG GAGTGGACGAGCTTAACGATGGTAAGGTGTTGCTGAAGGACGATATGGGAATCAACTATATACCATGCAGatcatcttttattttgttcatagTGCTATAA
- the LOC137733496 gene encoding peptidyl-prolyl cis-trans isomerase FKBP42-like, with the protein MEDVREQAEQESQDGENETVTEDGTFVRGEPSEDANGPPKVDSKVEILHEKVTKQIIKEGHGQIPSKYSTCFLPYRAWTESTGHKFEDTWDEQRPLEIILGKGISLAE; encoded by the exons ATGGAGGATGTTCGGGAGCAGGCTGAGCAGGAAA GTCAAGATGGTGAAAATGAAACGGTAACTGAAGATGGTACCTTCGTTCGGGGGGAACCTTCAGAAGATGCTAATGGCCCCCCAAAAGTTGATTCTAAGGTGGAAATCCTTCACGAGAAAGTCACAAAGCAAATCATTAAGGAAGGTCATGGTCAAATACCATCTAAGTATTCAACATGCTTCT TACCCTACAGGGCATGGACTGAGAGCACGGGACACAAGTTTGAAGACACATGGGATGAACAACGACCACTTGAAATTATTTTAGGAAAAGGGATTAGCCTTGCCGAGTAG
- the LOC137735047 gene encoding uncharacterized protein isoform X3 — MEQLKLKPQLQTFQAWLWDSATNCLCTKDYHGSEIMSLWEALLTAAVVGVQWNHHSHQNHISKSLNFNPHMHCQTGVDELNDAISISTK, encoded by the exons ATGGAACAACTTAAGCTCAAGCCTCAACTTCAGACATTCCAAGCGTGGCTTTGGGATTCTGCAACT AATTGCCTGTGTACAAAGGATTATCATGGCAGCGAGATCATGTCGCTCTGGGAAGCTCTTTTGACCGCCGCCGTTGTTGGAG TTCAGTGGAATCACCACAGCCACCAAAATCATATCTCAAAGTCTTTGAATTTCAACCCGCACATGCACTGCCAAACAG GAGTGGACGAGCTTAACGATG CTATATCGATTAGTACTAAGTGA